One part of the candidate division KSB1 bacterium genome encodes these proteins:
- a CDS encoding LytTR family DNA-binding domain-containing protein: MQTIKAIIIDDEKLGRDIIKEYLDDHPRIQIVAECRDAHEALDAIDQHQPDLMFLDIQMPEINGFELLEMLEDPPRVIFSTAYDQYAIKAFEVNAIDYLLKPYDAERFQMAVDRAVHQIVSSQQRDDSLQKLLQSLRGSQPYLERLLIKQAGKIVIIHCREISAIKAMDDYAEIRTHKESYLIQQSLNHLEQRLNPDQFVRVHRSYIVNIDAIRDIVPLSTSRYKLYLKDGKEIYVSRLGYKKLARFMI; encoded by the coding sequence ATGCAAACGATCAAAGCAATAATTATTGACGACGAAAAATTAGGGCGAGATATCATTAAAGAATATCTGGATGATCATCCCCGAATCCAAATTGTGGCTGAATGTCGGGATGCCCACGAAGCGCTGGATGCTATCGACCAGCACCAGCCTGATTTGATGTTTCTTGATATCCAAATGCCCGAGATCAATGGCTTCGAATTGCTGGAAATGCTGGAAGATCCGCCCAGAGTGATCTTTTCCACGGCGTACGATCAATATGCCATCAAAGCCTTTGAGGTCAATGCTATCGATTATCTGCTCAAGCCTTATGATGCCGAGCGGTTTCAAATGGCGGTCGATCGGGCTGTGCACCAAATCGTATCGAGCCAGCAGCGAGATGACTCGTTACAAAAATTATTGCAATCCCTGCGAGGTTCCCAACCCTATCTGGAGCGACTTTTGATCAAACAGGCTGGCAAAATTGTGATCATCCATTGCCGAGAAATCAGCGCCATTAAAGCGATGGATGATTATGCCGAAATTCGAACCCACAAAGAATCCTACCTCATCCAGCAGTCCCTCAACCATCTCGAACAGCGGCTGAATCCCGATCAATTTGTCCGAGTGCATCGGTCATATATCGTGAATATCGATGCGATTCGGGATATTGTCCCATTATCGACCAGCCGTTATAAATT